The region TTAGCTGGTACTCAAGAGATTCAATATCCTTTATAAGACTCAATGTAAAGGCTGTTTTTTCTACGTATCTTCTTGTGAAGTTATTGAAAAAAACGATACTCAGACTGAATACAATGGCGAACAGTATTGTGATATAGACCTTTCTCATCTTCTGTCCTTGAGATCTTTTTTGAGAATCTCAGGAAGTTCGCCTGTTAGTGTTTTGAGAAATGCTACTATCTTTCTTACCTCCTCTTCCGATAGTTTAAAACCGAGATTATGGTATGCCATTGTTCTGATAGCATCCTCAAGGGTCTGGACACTACCATCATGGAAGTAAGGGTATGTACACTCTATATTTCTCAGTGAAGGAACCTTATACCTGTTTTTATCAAACTCTCTTTTTGTTAGCTGATATCTGTCTGGGTTTTCTGGACTCCACGGGAAAGGTTTTATAGCTCCTATCTTCTGAAAGGAGTTCCCACCAACATTTATACCGTTATGACATGTTATACATCCAAACTTTTTAAAAAGCATGTACCCTTCTTTTTCCTCTTTTGAAAGTTTTACCTCACCTCTGAGATATCTATCAAACTTGCTGTTCGGTGTTATCAAAGCCTTCTCAAACTCAACTATCGCATCAATAACTATATCGTAAGTTATTCTGTCTGCATTATAAATCTTTTTAAACATTTTTCTGTAAAAGGGAATACTGTTCAGTCTTTTCTCTATCTCCCTTTTGCTCATTCCCATCTCAATGGGATTATGTATAGGGCCTTCAACCTGCTCTTTTAGATTCTTTGCCCTTCCGTTCCAGAACTGTCTGAAATTGAAAAATGTGTT is a window of Persephonella marina EX-H1 DNA encoding:
- a CDS encoding cytochrome-c peroxidase, translating into MVLIKLSYGIEPIQPIPIRIEYNREKAELGKILFHDPILSRDRSVSCASCHDVYEKWGTDHRKASVGVGGKVGNVNAPTVFNTFFNFRQFWNGRAKNLKEQVEGPIHNPIEMGMSKREIEKRLNSIPFYRKMFKKIYNADRITYDIVIDAIVEFEKALITPNSKFDRYLRGEVKLSKEEKEGYMLFKKFGCITCHNGINVGGNSFQKIGAIKPFPWSPENPDRYQLTKREFDKNRYKVPSLRNIECTYPYFHDGSVQTLEDAIRTMAYHNLGFKLSEEEVRKIVAFLKTLTGELPEILKKDLKDRR